Proteins found in one Vulpes vulpes isolate BD-2025 chromosome 13, VulVul3, whole genome shotgun sequence genomic segment:
- the LOC140595121 gene encoding uncharacterized protein → MQRAPGLGCCRSAPPRPLRRPGRPPGEDPPLGAPEGRAAGGGGGARSRRRTSGRLAASGSLAAGPRSSPLGRCPPHLRTGMRLLRPQLVQSRPRDPARPHPSAGQGPAALPAPASPLPGPGLTPPRVKVQPALPGPGLTPPRGQGPAALPAPASPLPGPGLTPPRVKVQPALPGPGLTPPRGQGPAALPAPASPLPGPGLIPPRVSVQPALPGPSLTPPRPRPHPSSGQGPAGPPRPRPHPSPAPASPLRGSRSSRPSPAPASPLRGVRVQRPSPPRPHPSPAPASPLRGSRSSRPSPAPASPLRGVRVQRPSPPRPHPSPAPASSLHGSVSSRPSPAPASPLPGPGLIPPRVSVQPALPGPSLTPPRPRPHPSSGQGPAGPPRPRPHPSPAPASPLRGSRSSRPSPAPASPLRGVRVQRPSPPRPHPSPAPASPLRGSRSSRPSPAPASPLRGVRVQRPSPPRPHPSPAPASPLLGSGSSRPSPAPASPLPGPGLTPPPVRVQLRPHSDIPPQGSLGRAACLVPGLGKTPPDLV, encoded by the coding sequence ATGCAGCGGGCGCCCGGCCTGGGATGTTGTCGCTcagcgcccccccgccccctccgccgcccGGGCCGCCCGCCAGGCGAGGATCCGCCGCTGGGGGCGCCAgaggggcgggcggcggggggagggggaggggcgcgcTCCCGCCGCCGCACTTCCGGCCGCCTCGCCGCTTCCGGGTCGCTGGCGGCCGGGCCGCGCTCCTCCCCGCTCGGGCGCTGCCCTCCGCACCTGCGGACCGGGATGCGGCTTCTCCGCCCGCAGCTAGTACAGTCGCGCCCCAGAGACCCGGCCCGGCCTCACCCCTCCGCGGGTCAGGGTCCAgcggccctccccgccccggcctcacccctccccggccccggcctcacCCCTCCGCGGGTCAAGGTCCAGccggccctccccggccccggcctcacCCCTCCGCGGGGTCAGGGTCCAgcggccctccccgccccggcctcacccctccccggccccggcctcacCCCTCCGCGGGTCAAGGTCCAGccggccctccccggccccggcctcacCCCTCCGCGGGGTCAGGGTCCAgcggccctccccgccccggcctcacccctccccggccccggcctcatCCCTCCGCGGGTCAGTGTCCAGCCGGCCCTCCCCGGCCCTAGCCtcacccctccccggccccggcctcacCCCTCCTCGGGTCAGGGTCCAGccggccctccccggccccggcctcacccctccccggccccggcctcacCCCTCCGCGGGTCAAGGTCCAGccggccctccccggccccggcctcacCCCTCCGCGGGGTCAGGGTCCAgcggccctccccgccccggcctcacccctccccggccccggcctcacCCCTCCGCGGGTCAAGGTCCAGccggccctccccggccccggcctcacCCCTCCGCGGGGTCAGGGTCCAgcggccctccccgccccggcctcacccctccccggccccggcctcatCCCTCCACGGGTCAGTGTCCAGccggccctccccggccccggcctcacccctccccggccccggcctcatCCCTCCGCGGGTCAGTGTCCAGCCGGCCCTCCCCGGCCCTAGCCtcacccctccccggccccggcctcacCCCTCCTCGGGTCAGGGTCCAGccggccctccccggccccggcctcacccctccccggccccggcctcacCCCTCCGCGGGTCAAGGTCCAGccggccctccccggccccggcctcacCCCTCCGCGGGGTCAGGGTCCAgcggccctccccgccccggcctcacccctccccggccccggcctcacCCCTCCGCGGGTCAAGGTCCAGccggccctccccggccccggcctcacCCCTCCGCGGGGTCAGGGTCCAgcggccctccccgccccggcctcacccctccccggccccggcctcacCCCTCCTCGGGTCAGGGTCCAGccggccctccccggccccggcctcacccctccccggccccggcctcacCCCTCCGCCGGTCAGGGTCCAGCTCAGACCCCACTCAGACATTcccccacagggatccctgggaaggGCAGCGTGCCTGGTTCCCGGGCTTGGGAAAACCCCGCCCGACCTGGTTTAG
- the GLI4 gene encoding zinc finger protein GLI4 isoform X1 — MGPGLALQRRWCRPCGPAAAPGPTRHPGIPGPLAAPPGLVGSWPCPGPPHPAMVFLSPGPRCAHLQQAPGKMATLGDGQEPPRVPSPVNPASPGTPGPHHGEARLHLHGRQHGRPANIGAGRGCLEDPLTRPVLLEKKTGARDADSPGCSPEVPSQPLQEEELSDLDLQDVEGVQIGRDTCWPDSEAEPAQAASSPRPRCPEDEVDQAGGALRTLLRSLPRGPECGDRFGQEASLERPAGHQPPGPAPCPQQSGPWRTTLRAPGASGVAGEPARAAEPGGGRDSGPGARQGGPRGGKPHRCEACGKSFKYKSLLLKHQRIHTGEKPYACHECGKRFRGWSGFIQHHRIHTGEKPYECGQCGRAFSHSSHFTQHLRIHNGEKPYKCGECGQAFSQSSNLVRHQRLHTGEKPYACSQCGKAFIWSSVLIEHQRIHTGEKPYECGDCGKAFRGRSHFFRHLRTHTGEKPFACGACGKAFGQSSQLIQHQRVHYRE, encoded by the exons atggggcctggcctggccctgcaGCGGCGCTGGTGCCGCCCATGTGGCCCGGCTGCCGCCCCAGGTCCCACACGGCACCCTGGCATCCCTGGCCCTCTCGCCGCTCCTCCGGGGCTGGTGGGCAGCTGGCCTTGCCCTGGCCCCCCTCACCCTGCCATGGTTTTCCTTTCCCCAGGTCCCAGGTGTGCACACCTTCAGCAGGCCCCAGGGAAGATGGCGACCCTGGGGGACGGTCAGGAGCccccccgtgtcccctcccctgtCAATCCTGCATCACCAGGGACACCTGGACCCCACCACGGCGAGGCCCGGCTTCACCTGCACGGTCGTCAACACG ggcgcCCAGCAAACATAGGAGCGGGGAGAGGCTGTCTGGAAGACCCGCTGACCCGGCCAGTTCTGCTGGAGAAGAAGACTGGTGCCCGGGATGCAG ACTCCCCTGGCTGCAGCCCTGAGGTGCCCTCCCAGCCActgcaggaggaggagctgtCCGACCTGGATCTCCAAGATGTGGAGGGGGTCCAGATTGGCAGAGATACCTGCTGGCCAG ACTCGGAGGCAGAACCCGCGCAGGCCGCGTCGTCTCCCCGCCCCCGCTGCCCCGAGGACGAGGTGGACCAGGCCGGGGGGGCCCTGAGGACCCTTCTGAGGAGCCTGCCCCGTGGACCCGAGTGTGGGGACCGCTTTGGGCAGGAGGCCAGCCTGGAGCGGCCCGCAGGCCACCAGCCCCCGGGCCCGGCGCCCTGCCCCCAGCAGAGTGGCCCCTGGCGCACGACGCTGCGCGCCCCCGGGGCCTCCGGGGTGGCGGGGGAGCCCGCgcgggccgcggagccggggggCGGCCGGGACTCGGGGCCCGGGGCGCGGCAGGGGGGCCCGCGGGGCGGGAAGCCGCACCGCTGCGAGGCCTGCGGCAAGAGCTTCAAGTACAAGTCGCTGCTGCTCAAGCACCAGCGCATCCACACGGGCGAGAAGCCGTACGCGTGCCACGAGTGCGGGAAGCGCTTCCGCGGCTGGTCGGGCTTCATCCAGCACCACCGCATCCACACGGGCGAGAAGCCCTACGAGTGCGGCCAGTGCGGCCGCGCCTTCAGCCACAGCTCGCACTTCACGCAGCACCTGCGCATCCACAACGGCGAGAAGCCCTACAAGTGCGGCGAGTGCGGCCAGGCCTTCAGCCAGAGCTCCAACCTGGTGCGGCACCAGCGGCTGCACACGGGCGAGAAGCCGTACGCCTGCAGCCAGTGCGGCAAGGCCTTCATCTGGAGCTCCGTGCTCATCGAGCACCAGCGCATCCACACCGGCGAGAAGCCCTACGAGTGCGGCGACTGCGGCAAGGCCTTCCGCGGCCGCTCGCACTTCTTCCGGCACCTGCGGACGCACACGGGCGAGAAGCCCTTCGCCTGCGGCGCCTGCGGCAAGGCCTTCGGCCAGAGCTCGCAGCTCATCCAGCACCAGAGGGTCCACTACCGGGAGTAG
- the GLI4 gene encoding zinc finger protein GLI4 isoform X5, with the protein MATLGDGQEPPRVPSPVNPASPGTPGPHHGEARLHLHGRQHGRPANIGAGRGCLEDPLTRPVLLEKKTGARDADSPGCSPEVPSQPLQEEELSDLDLQDVEGVQIGRDTCWPDSEAEPAQAASSPRPRCPEDEVDQAGGALRTLLRSLPRGPECGDRFGQEASLERPAGHQPPGPAPCPQQSGPWRTTLRAPGASGVAGEPARAAEPGGGRDSGPGARQGGPRGGKPHRCEACGKSFKYKSLLLKHQRIHTGEKPYACHECGKRFRGWSGFIQHHRIHTGEKPYECGQCGRAFSHSSHFTQHLRIHNGEKPYKCGECGQAFSQSSNLVRHQRLHTGEKPYACSQCGKAFIWSSVLIEHQRIHTGEKPYECGDCGKAFRGRSHFFRHLRTHTGEKPFACGACGKAFGQSSQLIQHQRVHYRE; encoded by the exons ATGGCGACCCTGGGGGACGGTCAGGAGCccccccgtgtcccctcccctgtCAATCCTGCATCACCAGGGACACCTGGACCCCACCACGGCGAGGCCCGGCTTCACCTGCACGGTCGTCAACACG ggcgcCCAGCAAACATAGGAGCGGGGAGAGGCTGTCTGGAAGACCCGCTGACCCGGCCAGTTCTGCTGGAGAAGAAGACTGGTGCCCGGGATGCAG ACTCCCCTGGCTGCAGCCCTGAGGTGCCCTCCCAGCCActgcaggaggaggagctgtCCGACCTGGATCTCCAAGATGTGGAGGGGGTCCAGATTGGCAGAGATACCTGCTGGCCAG ACTCGGAGGCAGAACCCGCGCAGGCCGCGTCGTCTCCCCGCCCCCGCTGCCCCGAGGACGAGGTGGACCAGGCCGGGGGGGCCCTGAGGACCCTTCTGAGGAGCCTGCCCCGTGGACCCGAGTGTGGGGACCGCTTTGGGCAGGAGGCCAGCCTGGAGCGGCCCGCAGGCCACCAGCCCCCGGGCCCGGCGCCCTGCCCCCAGCAGAGTGGCCCCTGGCGCACGACGCTGCGCGCCCCCGGGGCCTCCGGGGTGGCGGGGGAGCCCGCgcgggccgcggagccggggggCGGCCGGGACTCGGGGCCCGGGGCGCGGCAGGGGGGCCCGCGGGGCGGGAAGCCGCACCGCTGCGAGGCCTGCGGCAAGAGCTTCAAGTACAAGTCGCTGCTGCTCAAGCACCAGCGCATCCACACGGGCGAGAAGCCGTACGCGTGCCACGAGTGCGGGAAGCGCTTCCGCGGCTGGTCGGGCTTCATCCAGCACCACCGCATCCACACGGGCGAGAAGCCCTACGAGTGCGGCCAGTGCGGCCGCGCCTTCAGCCACAGCTCGCACTTCACGCAGCACCTGCGCATCCACAACGGCGAGAAGCCCTACAAGTGCGGCGAGTGCGGCCAGGCCTTCAGCCAGAGCTCCAACCTGGTGCGGCACCAGCGGCTGCACACGGGCGAGAAGCCGTACGCCTGCAGCCAGTGCGGCAAGGCCTTCATCTGGAGCTCCGTGCTCATCGAGCACCAGCGCATCCACACCGGCGAGAAGCCCTACGAGTGCGGCGACTGCGGCAAGGCCTTCCGCGGCCGCTCGCACTTCTTCCGGCACCTGCGGACGCACACGGGCGAGAAGCCCTTCGCCTGCGGCGCCTGCGGCAAGGCCTTCGGCCAGAGCTCGCAGCTCATCCAGCACCAGAGGGTCCACTACCGGGAGTAG
- the GLI4 gene encoding zinc finger protein GLI4 isoform X2, which translates to MGPGLALQRRWCRPCGPAAAPGPTRHPGIPGPLAAPPGLVGSWPCPGPPHPAMVFLSPGPRCAHLQQAPGKMATLGDGQEPPRVPSPVNPASPGTPGPHHGEARLHLHGRQHDSPGCSPEVPSQPLQEEELSDLDLQDVEGVQIGRDTCWPDSEAEPAQAASSPRPRCPEDEVDQAGGALRTLLRSLPRGPECGDRFGQEASLERPAGHQPPGPAPCPQQSGPWRTTLRAPGASGVAGEPARAAEPGGGRDSGPGARQGGPRGGKPHRCEACGKSFKYKSLLLKHQRIHTGEKPYACHECGKRFRGWSGFIQHHRIHTGEKPYECGQCGRAFSHSSHFTQHLRIHNGEKPYKCGECGQAFSQSSNLVRHQRLHTGEKPYACSQCGKAFIWSSVLIEHQRIHTGEKPYECGDCGKAFRGRSHFFRHLRTHTGEKPFACGACGKAFGQSSQLIQHQRVHYRE; encoded by the exons atggggcctggcctggccctgcaGCGGCGCTGGTGCCGCCCATGTGGCCCGGCTGCCGCCCCAGGTCCCACACGGCACCCTGGCATCCCTGGCCCTCTCGCCGCTCCTCCGGGGCTGGTGGGCAGCTGGCCTTGCCCTGGCCCCCCTCACCCTGCCATGGTTTTCCTTTCCCCAGGTCCCAGGTGTGCACACCTTCAGCAGGCCCCAGGGAAGATGGCGACCCTGGGGGACGGTCAGGAGCccccccgtgtcccctcccctgtCAATCCTGCATCACCAGGGACACCTGGACCCCACCACGGCGAGGCCCGGCTTCACCTGCACGGTCGTCAACACG ACTCCCCTGGCTGCAGCCCTGAGGTGCCCTCCCAGCCActgcaggaggaggagctgtCCGACCTGGATCTCCAAGATGTGGAGGGGGTCCAGATTGGCAGAGATACCTGCTGGCCAG ACTCGGAGGCAGAACCCGCGCAGGCCGCGTCGTCTCCCCGCCCCCGCTGCCCCGAGGACGAGGTGGACCAGGCCGGGGGGGCCCTGAGGACCCTTCTGAGGAGCCTGCCCCGTGGACCCGAGTGTGGGGACCGCTTTGGGCAGGAGGCCAGCCTGGAGCGGCCCGCAGGCCACCAGCCCCCGGGCCCGGCGCCCTGCCCCCAGCAGAGTGGCCCCTGGCGCACGACGCTGCGCGCCCCCGGGGCCTCCGGGGTGGCGGGGGAGCCCGCgcgggccgcggagccggggggCGGCCGGGACTCGGGGCCCGGGGCGCGGCAGGGGGGCCCGCGGGGCGGGAAGCCGCACCGCTGCGAGGCCTGCGGCAAGAGCTTCAAGTACAAGTCGCTGCTGCTCAAGCACCAGCGCATCCACACGGGCGAGAAGCCGTACGCGTGCCACGAGTGCGGGAAGCGCTTCCGCGGCTGGTCGGGCTTCATCCAGCACCACCGCATCCACACGGGCGAGAAGCCCTACGAGTGCGGCCAGTGCGGCCGCGCCTTCAGCCACAGCTCGCACTTCACGCAGCACCTGCGCATCCACAACGGCGAGAAGCCCTACAAGTGCGGCGAGTGCGGCCAGGCCTTCAGCCAGAGCTCCAACCTGGTGCGGCACCAGCGGCTGCACACGGGCGAGAAGCCGTACGCCTGCAGCCAGTGCGGCAAGGCCTTCATCTGGAGCTCCGTGCTCATCGAGCACCAGCGCATCCACACCGGCGAGAAGCCCTACGAGTGCGGCGACTGCGGCAAGGCCTTCCGCGGCCGCTCGCACTTCTTCCGGCACCTGCGGACGCACACGGGCGAGAAGCCCTTCGCCTGCGGCGCCTGCGGCAAGGCCTTCGGCCAGAGCTCGCAGCTCATCCAGCACCAGAGGGTCCACTACCGGGAGTAG
- the GLI4 gene encoding zinc finger protein GLI4 isoform X4, translated as MTGGPGRGMCEGRSQKAHVPGTARPWGGAGSVWKVQVALAGTHPRPQSRAAKRCPRASQGRLSHGCTPISPSASTLGPLGRMGPAGGQGDSPGCSPEVPSQPLQEEELSDLDLQDVEGVQIGRDTCWPDSEAEPAQAASSPRPRCPEDEVDQAGGALRTLLRSLPRGPECGDRFGQEASLERPAGHQPPGPAPCPQQSGPWRTTLRAPGASGVAGEPARAAEPGGGRDSGPGARQGGPRGGKPHRCEACGKSFKYKSLLLKHQRIHTGEKPYACHECGKRFRGWSGFIQHHRIHTGEKPYECGQCGRAFSHSSHFTQHLRIHNGEKPYKCGECGQAFSQSSNLVRHQRLHTGEKPYACSQCGKAFIWSSVLIEHQRIHTGEKPYECGDCGKAFRGRSHFFRHLRTHTGEKPFACGACGKAFGQSSQLIQHQRVHYRE; from the exons ATGACGGGGGGGCCGGGAAGGGGAATGTGTGAAGGTCGCAGCCAGAAAGCCCACGTTCCTGGGACTGCCCGACCCTGGGGAGGTGCTGGGAGCGTTTGGAAGGTCCAGGTGGCTCTTGCTGGGACACATCCCCGCCCCCAGTCCAGAGCAGCCAAGCGGTGCCCTAGGGCTTCTCAGGGAAGGCTGTCCCATGGCTGCACCCCCATCTCCCCAAGTGCCTCCACCCTTGGGCCCTTGGGACGCATGGGACCAGCAGGAGGGCAAGGAG ACTCCCCTGGCTGCAGCCCTGAGGTGCCCTCCCAGCCActgcaggaggaggagctgtCCGACCTGGATCTCCAAGATGTGGAGGGGGTCCAGATTGGCAGAGATACCTGCTGGCCAG ACTCGGAGGCAGAACCCGCGCAGGCCGCGTCGTCTCCCCGCCCCCGCTGCCCCGAGGACGAGGTGGACCAGGCCGGGGGGGCCCTGAGGACCCTTCTGAGGAGCCTGCCCCGTGGACCCGAGTGTGGGGACCGCTTTGGGCAGGAGGCCAGCCTGGAGCGGCCCGCAGGCCACCAGCCCCCGGGCCCGGCGCCCTGCCCCCAGCAGAGTGGCCCCTGGCGCACGACGCTGCGCGCCCCCGGGGCCTCCGGGGTGGCGGGGGAGCCCGCgcgggccgcggagccggggggCGGCCGGGACTCGGGGCCCGGGGCGCGGCAGGGGGGCCCGCGGGGCGGGAAGCCGCACCGCTGCGAGGCCTGCGGCAAGAGCTTCAAGTACAAGTCGCTGCTGCTCAAGCACCAGCGCATCCACACGGGCGAGAAGCCGTACGCGTGCCACGAGTGCGGGAAGCGCTTCCGCGGCTGGTCGGGCTTCATCCAGCACCACCGCATCCACACGGGCGAGAAGCCCTACGAGTGCGGCCAGTGCGGCCGCGCCTTCAGCCACAGCTCGCACTTCACGCAGCACCTGCGCATCCACAACGGCGAGAAGCCCTACAAGTGCGGCGAGTGCGGCCAGGCCTTCAGCCAGAGCTCCAACCTGGTGCGGCACCAGCGGCTGCACACGGGCGAGAAGCCGTACGCCTGCAGCCAGTGCGGCAAGGCCTTCATCTGGAGCTCCGTGCTCATCGAGCACCAGCGCATCCACACCGGCGAGAAGCCCTACGAGTGCGGCGACTGCGGCAAGGCCTTCCGCGGCCGCTCGCACTTCTTCCGGCACCTGCGGACGCACACGGGCGAGAAGCCCTTCGCCTGCGGCGCCTGCGGCAAGGCCTTCGGCCAGAGCTCGCAGCTCATCCAGCACCAGAGGGTCCACTACCGGGAGTAG
- the GLI4 gene encoding zinc finger protein GLI4 isoform X3, whose product MTGGPGRGMCEGRSQKAHVPGTARPWGGAGSVWKVQVALAGTHPRPQSRAAKRCPRASQGRLSHGCTPISPSASTLGPLGRMGPAGGQGGAWREEQVAFYRQLNEARARLGGGGDEPPSPVPPDSPGCSPEVPSQPLQEEELSDLDLQDVEGVQIGRDTCWPDSEAEPAQAASSPRPRCPEDEVDQAGGALRTLLRSLPRGPECGDRFGQEASLERPAGHQPPGPAPCPQQSGPWRTTLRAPGASGVAGEPARAAEPGGGRDSGPGARQGGPRGGKPHRCEACGKSFKYKSLLLKHQRIHTGEKPYACHECGKRFRGWSGFIQHHRIHTGEKPYECGQCGRAFSHSSHFTQHLRIHNGEKPYKCGECGQAFSQSSNLVRHQRLHTGEKPYACSQCGKAFIWSSVLIEHQRIHTGEKPYECGDCGKAFRGRSHFFRHLRTHTGEKPFACGACGKAFGQSSQLIQHQRVHYRE is encoded by the exons ATGACGGGGGGGCCGGGAAGGGGAATGTGTGAAGGTCGCAGCCAGAAAGCCCACGTTCCTGGGACTGCCCGACCCTGGGGAGGTGCTGGGAGCGTTTGGAAGGTCCAGGTGGCTCTTGCTGGGACACATCCCCGCCCCCAGTCCAGAGCAGCCAAGCGGTGCCCTAGGGCTTCTCAGGGAAGGCTGTCCCATGGCTGCACCCCCATCTCCCCAAGTGCCTCCACCCTTGGGCCCTTGGGACGCATGGGACCAGCAGGAGGGCAAGGAGGTGCGTGGCGTGAGGAGCAGGTGGCGTTCTACAGGCAGCTGAACGAGGCCCGGGCTAgattgggaggagggggagatgaGCCCCCGTCCCCTGTGCCCCCAGACTCCCCTGGCTGCAGCCCTGAGGTGCCCTCCCAGCCActgcaggaggaggagctgtCCGACCTGGATCTCCAAGATGTGGAGGGGGTCCAGATTGGCAGAGATACCTGCTGGCCAG ACTCGGAGGCAGAACCCGCGCAGGCCGCGTCGTCTCCCCGCCCCCGCTGCCCCGAGGACGAGGTGGACCAGGCCGGGGGGGCCCTGAGGACCCTTCTGAGGAGCCTGCCCCGTGGACCCGAGTGTGGGGACCGCTTTGGGCAGGAGGCCAGCCTGGAGCGGCCCGCAGGCCACCAGCCCCCGGGCCCGGCGCCCTGCCCCCAGCAGAGTGGCCCCTGGCGCACGACGCTGCGCGCCCCCGGGGCCTCCGGGGTGGCGGGGGAGCCCGCgcgggccgcggagccggggggCGGCCGGGACTCGGGGCCCGGGGCGCGGCAGGGGGGCCCGCGGGGCGGGAAGCCGCACCGCTGCGAGGCCTGCGGCAAGAGCTTCAAGTACAAGTCGCTGCTGCTCAAGCACCAGCGCATCCACACGGGCGAGAAGCCGTACGCGTGCCACGAGTGCGGGAAGCGCTTCCGCGGCTGGTCGGGCTTCATCCAGCACCACCGCATCCACACGGGCGAGAAGCCCTACGAGTGCGGCCAGTGCGGCCGCGCCTTCAGCCACAGCTCGCACTTCACGCAGCACCTGCGCATCCACAACGGCGAGAAGCCCTACAAGTGCGGCGAGTGCGGCCAGGCCTTCAGCCAGAGCTCCAACCTGGTGCGGCACCAGCGGCTGCACACGGGCGAGAAGCCGTACGCCTGCAGCCAGTGCGGCAAGGCCTTCATCTGGAGCTCCGTGCTCATCGAGCACCAGCGCATCCACACCGGCGAGAAGCCCTACGAGTGCGGCGACTGCGGCAAGGCCTTCCGCGGCCGCTCGCACTTCTTCCGGCACCTGCGGACGCACACGGGCGAGAAGCCCTTCGCCTGCGGCGCCTGCGGCAAGGCCTTCGGCCAGAGCTCGCAGCTCATCCAGCACCAGAGGGTCCACTACCGGGAGTAG
- the ZFP41 gene encoding zinc finger protein 41 homolog has protein sequence MEKPTGKKKAQTPKEEVEVLKDAPKEENVSGGKKPRRSSVARKHSKEATLSPEDEEHLFDAFDASFKDDFEGVPVFTPFQRKKPYECGECGRVFKHKTDHLRHQRVHTGEKPFPCDACGKTFRHSSDVTKHHRIHTGEKPFKCSECGKAFNCGSNLLKHRKTHTGEKPYECQECGKTFAYSSCLIRHRKRHPRKKH, from the coding sequence atggagaagcCCACGGGCAAAAAGAAGGCACAGACCCCAAAGGAAGAAGTAGAGGTGCTGAAGGACGCTCCCAAAGAAGAGAACGTGTCCGGGGGGAAAAAGCCCAGGAGGTCGTCTGTGGCGAGGAAGCACAGCAAGGAAGCCACCCTGAGCCCCGAGGATGAAGAACACTTATTTGACGCCTTCGATGCTTCGTTTAAAGATGACTTTGAGGGGGTCCCTGTGTTCACTCCTTTCCAGAGAAAGAAGCCCTACGAGTGCGGGGAGTGTGGCCGCGTCTTTAAGCACAAGACAGACCACCTCCGCCACCAGCGGGTACACACGGGAGAGAAGCCCTTCCCGTGCGACGCGTGCGGGAAGACGTTCCGGCACAGCTCGGACGTCACCAAGCACCACAGaatccacactggagagaagcccttCAAATGCAGCGAATGCGGGAAGGCCTTCAACTGCGGCTCCAACCTCCTGAAACATCGGAAGACGCACACCGGGGAGAAGCCGTACGAGTGCCAGGAATGCGGGAAGACCTTTGCCTACAGCTCCTGCCTCATCCGCCATCGGAAGCGTCACCCGCGGAAGAAGCACTGA